A genomic segment from Clostridium pasteurianum BC1 encodes:
- a CDS encoding DMT family transporter, translating to MKTKYFLAIILLSALWGFSFLFMKISSPEMGAIFTTNLRVLISAITLIIICCLNKCKISFLKMWREYFILGLLNAALPFALICTAELHITASLAAILNATTPTFTAIVSVIWSKEHLNMKKVLGLILGFLGVIVLVGLTSTHVSNIWIYALLSILAAFSYGFVGVYSSLKISKNVPPLNLAFGQQLAATIILLPFSILTLPKQVPSSRAIISVILLGILCTSIAYLIYFYLIREVGAVKTLSVTFLVPVFGIIWAALFLREKITIQNIIGLIIIAVSIILINNRIPYKKKIQTLENKVI from the coding sequence ATGAAAACTAAATACTTTTTAGCAATAATTCTATTATCAGCCTTATGGGGTTTCTCTTTTCTATTTATGAAAATCAGTTCCCCTGAAATGGGAGCAATTTTTACAACAAATTTAAGAGTTCTTATATCTGCAATCACCTTGATAATTATCTGCTGTTTAAATAAATGTAAGATATCATTTTTAAAAATGTGGAGGGAGTATTTTATTTTAGGTCTGTTAAATGCAGCATTGCCCTTTGCCCTTATATGCACTGCAGAATTACATATAACTGCATCATTAGCAGCAATCTTAAATGCAACTACACCAACCTTTACGGCTATTGTTTCAGTAATTTGGAGCAAAGAACATTTAAATATGAAAAAGGTACTTGGTCTAATTTTAGGTTTTTTAGGGGTTATAGTTCTTGTTGGATTAACAAGTACACATGTTAGCAATATATGGATATATGCTCTTTTGTCTATATTAGCTGCATTTTCCTATGGATTTGTAGGAGTATATTCTTCTCTAAAGATATCTAAAAATGTGCCTCCCCTAAATTTAGCTTTTGGTCAACAATTAGCTGCTACAATAATATTGTTACCTTTTAGTATTTTAACTCTACCTAAACAAGTACCTAGTTCTAGAGCAATTATTTCTGTCATTTTATTAGGTATACTTTGCACTTCTATTGCTTATCTAATATATTTTTATCTCATTAGAGAAGTTGGTGCAGTAAAAACCTTAAGTGTAACTTTTTTAGTTCCTGTATTTGGCATTATATGGGCTGCTCTCTTTTTAAGAGAAAAGATTACTATTCAAAATATTATTGGATTAATAATTATAGCCGTAAGTATTATTTTAATTAACAATAGGATTCCCTATAAGAAAAAAATACAAACTCTTGAGAATAAAGTTATATAA
- a CDS encoding NCS2 family permease: MTNGEETQNKSFLESYFKLSENKTNPRTEIVAGITTFITMAYIIFVNPSILKLTGMDANAVFVATCIAAAVGTIIMALYANLPFAQAPGMGLNAFFTYTVCLTLHYTWQQALAAVFISGVLFIIITLTSIREKIVDALPQTLKFAISGGIGLFIALIGLKNGGIIVANEATLVGFGKLIEPSATLTLIGIVITAILMAKKVKGSILIGILVTTVIGIPLKITHPVPISQLVGLPPSIAPTFFKMDFGGLLGLGKAGVVGAIVSVLMVVITICLVDLFDTLGTLVGTAQKANMVDENGRVKNMPKALICDAVATTVGSIFGTSTVVTYVESTAGVAEGGRTGLTSLVVGVLFLFALFFSGLVGMVPAQATAPALVIVGVLMLGSIIKINFEDFTEAFPAFLTIVIMPFTYSIANGIAAGIISYPIVKLVTGKGKKVHPLIYILAVIFIIRFLILPE; the protein is encoded by the coding sequence TTGACAAACGGGGAAGAAACTCAAAACAAATCATTTTTGGAATCATATTTTAAATTGTCAGAGAACAAGACAAATCCAAGAACAGAGATTGTAGCAGGTATTACTACATTTATTACTATGGCTTATATTATATTTGTAAACCCAAGTATACTTAAGCTTACTGGAATGGATGCAAATGCAGTCTTTGTTGCAACTTGCATAGCGGCAGCTGTGGGAACTATTATAATGGCATTGTATGCTAATTTACCCTTTGCACAGGCTCCAGGTATGGGACTTAATGCATTCTTTACCTACACTGTATGTCTTACGCTGCATTATACATGGCAGCAGGCATTAGCAGCAGTCTTTATTTCAGGTGTATTATTTATAATAATTACATTAACTTCTATAAGAGAAAAGATAGTAGATGCACTACCTCAAACTTTAAAATTTGCTATCTCAGGTGGAATTGGTCTTTTTATTGCACTTATTGGACTTAAAAATGGTGGTATTATAGTCGCCAATGAAGCTACATTGGTAGGCTTTGGTAAACTTATTGAGCCAAGTGCCACCCTTACACTAATAGGTATTGTCATTACAGCAATACTTATGGCAAAAAAGGTTAAGGGTTCAATCTTAATAGGTATATTAGTTACAACAGTTATTGGTATACCTCTTAAAATAACTCACCCGGTACCAATTAGTCAGCTTGTGGGTCTTCCTCCAAGCATAGCACCTACATTTTTCAAAATGGATTTTGGTGGACTTCTTGGACTAGGTAAAGCAGGTGTTGTAGGAGCAATAGTCAGTGTATTAATGGTAGTTATAACAATTTGCTTGGTTGACTTATTTGATACTCTTGGAACTCTAGTTGGAACAGCACAAAAGGCAAATATGGTTGATGAAAATGGAAGAGTTAAAAATATGCCAAAGGCGCTTATATGTGATGCAGTAGCTACAACAGTAGGTTCAATATTTGGTACTAGTACTGTAGTAACTTATGTGGAATCTACTGCTGGAGTGGCAGAAGGTGGACGTACAGGGCTTACATCATTAGTAGTAGGAGTATTATTCTTGTTTGCTTTATTCTTCTCAGGTCTTGTAGGTATGGTTCCGGCACAGGCAACGGCTCCAGCACTTGTTATTGTAGGAGTTTTGATGCTGGGTTCAATTATAAAAATTAATTTCGAGGATTTTACTGAAGCATTTCCTGCATTTCTTACTATAGTAATTATGCCTTTTACTTATAGCATTGCTAATGGAATAGCTGCAGGCATAATATCTTATCCTATAGTAAAATTAGTTACTGGAAAGGGTAAGAAAGTACACCCATTGATTTATATATTAGCAGTAATATTTATAATAAGATTCTTAATATTACCAGAATAG
- the ilvB gene encoding biosynthetic-type acetolactate synthase large subunit → MKLSGAQVLLECLKEQGVDVIFGYPGGAVLPIYDALYHEKEIKHILTAHEQGATHAADGYARATGKVGVVIATSGPGATNTVTGIATAFSDSIPLVVITGQVGKSYLGKSSFQEVDITSITKAITKENYIVQDPESLSDTIRRAFKIASTGRPGPVLIDIPKDIQNTIIDHYPLTETVRDILPEAGDLSQAINLIKASKKPVIFAGGGVISSNASKELYDFAKKIQCPVSCSLMGLGGFPGDDQLFLGMVGMHGTYTSNYAFSNCDLLIAIGSRFSDRVTGKVSSFVPNAKIIHIDIDASEFSKNLPEDVSIRGDVKTVLTTLISSLENKCESQWLEQINLWKKSHPLMYKKNTSVNPQILLDKLHKFTEGNCIVTTEVGQNQMWTAQFFKFLHARSFITSGGLGTMGFGLGAAIGACIGSGNKKVINVAGDGSFRMNCNELATLAKYKLPVIQLVLNNHVLGMVYQWQDMFYNKNFSQTVFDSTPDFCKLAAAYGIKSFKISSNDEIDAVLETALSLNEPVIIDCEILKEEKVLPIVPPGAANTDLIELED, encoded by the coding sequence TTGAAATTATCAGGTGCGCAAGTACTATTAGAATGCCTAAAGGAACAAGGAGTTGACGTAATTTTCGGTTATCCAGGTGGAGCTGTATTACCAATATATGACGCTTTATACCATGAGAAAGAAATAAAACATATATTAACTGCTCATGAGCAAGGCGCCACTCACGCTGCTGATGGTTATGCAAGAGCAACTGGAAAAGTCGGTGTTGTAATAGCAACCTCAGGGCCTGGTGCTACTAATACAGTTACAGGAATTGCTACTGCCTTTAGTGACTCAATACCACTAGTAGTTATTACGGGGCAAGTTGGTAAATCCTATCTTGGAAAGTCTTCTTTTCAGGAGGTTGATATAACAAGTATAACTAAGGCAATAACTAAAGAAAACTACATTGTACAGGATCCTGAAAGCCTTTCAGACACTATAAGAAGAGCTTTTAAAATAGCCTCAACTGGTCGTCCAGGTCCTGTACTTATAGATATTCCAAAGGATATACAAAATACTATTATTGATCATTATCCTTTAACTGAAACTGTTAGGGATATTTTGCCTGAAGCTGGTGATTTATCTCAAGCTATTAATCTAATAAAAGCGTCAAAAAAGCCAGTTATCTTTGCAGGCGGTGGAGTTATAAGTTCTAATGCTTCTAAGGAGTTATATGACTTTGCAAAAAAAATACAATGTCCCGTATCCTGCTCTCTTATGGGTCTTGGAGGTTTTCCTGGGGATGACCAATTGTTTCTTGGCATGGTAGGTATGCACGGAACTTATACCTCTAACTATGCATTTTCCAATTGTGATCTTCTTATTGCCATAGGTTCACGTTTTAGTGATAGAGTTACAGGCAAGGTTAGTTCTTTTGTGCCAAATGCCAAAATAATTCATATAGATATTGACGCTTCTGAGTTCAGCAAAAATTTGCCAGAGGACGTTTCCATAAGAGGCGACGTGAAAACCGTGCTTACAACTTTAATATCTTCCTTAGAGAATAAATGTGAGTCTCAATGGCTGGAACAAATTAACCTTTGGAAAAAATCACATCCACTTATGTATAAAAAAAATACCAGTGTAAATCCTCAAATCTTACTGGATAAATTGCATAAGTTTACAGAGGGAAACTGTATAGTTACCACAGAGGTTGGTCAAAATCAGATGTGGACTGCACAATTTTTTAAATTCTTGCATGCAAGAAGCTTTATTACCTCTGGTGGACTTGGAACCATGGGCTTTGGGCTTGGTGCTGCTATAGGTGCCTGTATAGGCAGTGGTAATAAAAAAGTAATAAATGTAGCTGGAGACGGCAGCTTTAGAATGAATTGCAATGAGCTGGCAACTTTAGCAAAATATAAACTTCCAGTAATTCAGCTTGTTTTAAATAATCATGTACTGGGTATGGTATATCAATGGCAGGATATGTTTTATAACAAAAACTTTTCCCAAACTGTATTTGATTCCACACCAGATTTTTGTAAACTTGCAGCAGCTTACGGAATAAAATCCTTTAAAATATCTTCAAATGATGAAATAGATGCAGTACTAGAAACTGCTCTGTCTTTAAATGAGCCTGTAATAATTGATTGTGAAATATTAAAGGAAGAAAAAGTACTGCCTATAGTTCCTCCTGGTGCTGCAAATACAGATTTGATTGAGCTTGAAGATTAA
- the ilvC gene encoding ketol-acid reductoisomerase: protein MAKVYYEQDCNLGFLKGKKVAVIGYGSQGHAHALNLHESGVDVIVGLYKGSKSWEKAEAAGLKVTTSEEAAKEADIIMILINDEKQGKLYKESIEPNLTEGKALVFAHGFAIHFGQIVPPKNVDVFLIAPKGPGHTVRSQFLEGKGVPCLIGIHQDATGKARDIALAYALGIGGARAGVIETSFKEETETDLFGEQAVLCGGVTALIRAGFETLVEAGYQPEMAYFECCHEMKLIVDLINQGGLNLMRYSISDTAEYGDYVTGEKIITEDTKKAMKGVLKDIQQGVFARNWLLENQIGRPYFNAKKRMDRDQQLETVGAELRKMMSWSDKEKLV, encoded by the coding sequence ATGGCAAAAGTTTATTATGAACAAGATTGTAATTTAGGATTTTTAAAAGGAAAAAAGGTTGCTGTAATTGGTTATGGTAGCCAGGGCCACGCTCATGCGCTTAACTTGCATGAAAGTGGAGTTGATGTTATCGTTGGACTTTATAAAGGCAGCAAGTCTTGGGAAAAGGCGGAAGCAGCTGGCCTAAAAGTTACTACTTCTGAAGAAGCAGCAAAAGAAGCAGATATAATAATGATTCTTATAAATGATGAAAAGCAAGGTAAGCTTTATAAAGAATCAATAGAACCAAATCTAACTGAAGGAAAAGCATTAGTATTTGCACACGGATTTGCTATTCACTTTGGTCAAATAGTACCACCTAAAAATGTAGATGTATTCTTAATAGCTCCAAAGGGACCTGGTCATACAGTAAGAAGTCAGTTCCTAGAAGGAAAAGGAGTACCATGTCTTATCGGAATTCACCAGGATGCAACTGGAAAAGCTAGAGATATAGCACTTGCATATGCACTTGGAATTGGTGGAGCAAGAGCAGGAGTTATAGAAACTTCATTTAAAGAAGAAACTGAAACAGATCTTTTCGGTGAGCAAGCAGTATTGTGCGGCGGAGTAACTGCTCTTATAAGAGCTGGTTTCGAAACATTAGTTGAAGCAGGTTACCAACCAGAAATGGCTTATTTTGAATGTTGCCACGAAATGAAATTAATTGTAGACTTAATAAACCAAGGTGGACTTAACCTAATGAGATATTCTATCAGTGATACTGCAGAATACGGTGATTATGTTACTGGTGAAAAGATAATAACAGAAGATACTAAGAAGGCTATGAAAGGTGTATTAAAGGATATTCAACAAGGTGTGTTTGCAAGAAATTGGCTTTTAGAAAATCAAATTGGAAGACCATATTTCAATGCTAAAAAGAGAATGGATAGAGATCAACAATTGGAAACAGTTGGTGCTGAACTTAGAAAAATGATGTCTTGGAGCGATAAAGAAAAATTAGTATAA
- the leuC gene encoding 3-isopropylmalate dehydratase large subunit — MKKGMTMTQKIIAAHAGLDYVEVGQLVNANVDLVLGNDITSPVAIKEFRKLGLDKVFDKNKIALVPDHFTPNKDIKSAEHCKMVREFAQEMEIVNYFEVGEMGIEHALLPEKGLTIPGDIVIGADSHTCTYGALGAFSTGVGSTDMAVGMATGKAWFKVPEAIKFVLKGKFNKWVSGKDLILHIIGMIGVDGALYKSMEFVGEGLKEISMDGRFTIANMAIEAGAKNGIFPVDEKAIEYIEGRTNREWKIFEADEDAEYSRVIEIDLGEVKPTVSFPHLPDNTRTIDNVGDVKIDQAVIGSCTNGRIEDLRVTAEILKGRKVKKGVRLIILPGTQSIYLQAIEEGLAKIFIEAGAVLSTPTCGPCLGGYMGILAKGERAISTTNRNFVGRMGHPESEVYLASPAVAAASALAGKIVSPEEVL, encoded by the coding sequence ATGAAAAAGGGCATGACAATGACGCAAAAGATAATAGCAGCGCATGCAGGTCTAGATTATGTTGAGGTAGGACAATTAGTAAATGCTAATGTAGATCTAGTTTTAGGTAATGATATTACCAGTCCTGTAGCTATTAAAGAATTTAGAAAATTAGGACTTGATAAAGTCTTTGATAAAAATAAAATAGCCTTAGTACCAGATCATTTTACACCTAATAAAGATATAAAGTCTGCTGAACATTGTAAAATGGTGAGAGAATTTGCACAGGAGATGGAAATAGTAAACTATTTTGAAGTGGGAGAAATGGGTATTGAGCATGCACTTTTACCTGAAAAAGGACTTACAATTCCTGGAGATATAGTTATAGGAGCAGATTCACATACCTGTACCTACGGAGCATTAGGGGCTTTTTCTACAGGAGTAGGTAGTACAGACATGGCTGTTGGAATGGCAACAGGAAAGGCTTGGTTTAAAGTACCAGAAGCAATAAAATTTGTTTTAAAGGGTAAGTTTAATAAATGGGTAAGTGGTAAGGACCTTATTCTTCACATAATTGGAATGATAGGGGTAGATGGTGCCCTTTATAAATCCATGGAATTTGTAGGAGAAGGCTTAAAAGAGATATCAATGGATGGTAGATTTACCATAGCAAACATGGCTATTGAAGCTGGAGCAAAAAATGGAATATTCCCAGTAGATGAAAAAGCTATAGAGTATATAGAGGGTAGAACAAATAGAGAATGGAAAATATTTGAGGCTGATGAGGATGCTGAATATTCAAGAGTAATTGAAATAGACTTAGGTGAAGTAAAGCCAACAGTTTCCTTCCCGCATTTGCCAGACAATACAAGAACTATAGACAATGTAGGAGATGTAAAAATAGACCAAGCTGTTATAGGTTCCTGTACTAATGGACGAATAGAGGATTTAAGAGTTACAGCAGAAATTTTAAAAGGTAGAAAAGTTAAAAAGGGAGTAAGACTTATAATACTTCCAGGAACCCAAAGTATATATCTTCAGGCTATAGAAGAAGGTCTTGCAAAAATATTTATTGAAGCTGGAGCAGTACTTAGTACGCCAACTTGCGGACCATGTCTTGGAGGGTATATGGGTATACTTGCAAAAGGTGAGAGAGCAATATCTACCACAAATAGAAACTTTGTAGGCAGAATGGGACATCCTGAAAGCGAAGTATATTTAGCTAGTCCGGCAGTAGCAGCAGCATCTGCATTAGCAGGAAAAATTGTTTCACCAGAGGAGGTATTATAA
- the leuD gene encoding 3-isopropylmalate dehydratase small subunit, which produces MEAKGKVLRYGDNVDTDVIIPARYLNSSDPKELAKHCMEDLDVNFLEKLNKGDIVVADKNFGCGSSREHAPIALKAAGVSCVVAKSFARIFYRNSINIGFPILECDDAVDDAKDGHELEVDFTTGIIKNITLGKEYKAQAYPQFMIDIMENEGLINCVKNGSFK; this is translated from the coding sequence ATGGAGGCAAAGGGTAAAGTTTTAAGATATGGAGATAATGTTGATACAGACGTTATAATTCCTGCAAGATATTTAAATTCATCAGATCCAAAGGAACTTGCAAAACACTGTATGGAAGACCTGGATGTAAATTTCTTAGAAAAATTAAATAAAGGTGATATAGTAGTTGCAGACAAAAATTTTGGCTGTGGATCTTCAAGGGAGCACGCACCTATAGCACTAAAGGCAGCAGGAGTGTCTTGTGTTGTAGCTAAGAGTTTTGCAAGAATATTCTATAGAAATTCTATAAATATAGGTTTCCCAATACTTGAATGTGATGATGCTGTGGATGATGCAAAAGATGGACATGAACTTGAAGTTGATTTTACTACGGGCATAATAAAAAACATTACTTTAGGCAAAGAATATAAAGCTCAAGCTTATCCACAGTTTATGATAGATATTATGGAAAATGAAGGTTTGATAAATTGTGTTAAAAATGGAAGCTTCAAATAA
- the leuB gene encoding 3-isopropylmalate dehydrogenase: MNEFKIAVIPGDGIGPDIMREAVKVMTKVGKKYDTKFDFVEVKAGGAAIDAYGNPLPKETIDECKSSTAVLLGAVGGPKWDNLEGSKRPERALLGLRGALGLYANLRPAKVYNVLKSASPLKNEIIDEGVDLLVVRELIGGIYFGDRGTKEINGVETAYDTEKYNVDEVKRIAHSAFKAAMKRKKKVTSVDKANVLDASRLWRKTVNEVAKEYPEVELNHLYVDNTAMQLVRKPSQFDVILTNNIFGDILSDEASMITGSIGMLASSSIREDSFGMYEPIHGSAPDIAGLDIANPLAQILSAAMLMEYSLNMSEAARDVEAAVEKVLNAGYRTADIYTEGTKKVGTSEMGKLVLEQI; the protein is encoded by the coding sequence ATGAATGAATTCAAAATTGCAGTTATACCTGGGGATGGAATAGGGCCAGATATTATGAGAGAAGCTGTAAAGGTAATGACTAAGGTTGGAAAAAAATACGATACGAAATTTGATTTTGTGGAAGTTAAGGCAGGTGGAGCTGCTATAGATGCCTATGGTAATCCACTTCCTAAAGAAACAATAGATGAATGTAAAAGCAGTACTGCTGTACTTTTAGGTGCTGTAGGAGGACCAAAATGGGATAATCTTGAAGGCTCCAAAAGGCCAGAAAGAGCTCTTCTTGGATTACGTGGTGCACTTGGATTATATGCAAATCTAAGACCTGCTAAGGTTTATAACGTATTAAAATCTGCATCACCTTTAAAAAATGAAATAATAGATGAAGGCGTTGATCTGTTAGTAGTAAGAGAGCTTATAGGCGGTATATATTTTGGTGACAGAGGTACCAAAGAGATAAATGGAGTAGAAACAGCTTATGACACAGAAAAATACAATGTAGATGAAGTTAAAAGAATAGCACATTCTGCTTTTAAAGCTGCCATGAAGAGGAAAAAGAAAGTTACTTCAGTGGATAAAGCCAATGTACTTGATGCATCAAGATTATGGAGGAAAACTGTAAACGAAGTAGCTAAAGAATATCCAGAGGTAGAATTAAATCATTTGTATGTTGATAACACCGCCATGCAGCTTGTTAGAAAGCCTTCCCAATTTGATGTTATATTAACAAACAATATATTTGGAGACATACTATCAGATGAAGCCTCTATGATAACGGGTTCCATAGGAATGCTGGCATCTTCAAGCATAAGAGAAGATAGCTTCGGAATGTATGAGCCTATACATGGTTCTGCACCAGATATAGCAGGACTAGATATAGCTAATCCTCTTGCACAGATACTTTCAGCTGCCATGCTTATGGAATATTCATTGAATATGTCAGAAGCAGCAAGAGATGTGGAAGCAGCAGTGGAAAAGGTATTAAATGCTGGATATAGAACAGCAGATATATATACTGAAGGAACTAAAAAAGTGGGAACTTCAGAAATGGGAAAATTAGTTCTTGAACAAATATAG
- a CDS encoding LTA synthase family protein — protein MYINNNIAEKIKKFFINNLDIIYFVIILSIKAFNFDKSISPTYFSYFYVSAAIISSVAILGSIALIFKNNTRTRLLYIFNIIISLLIIVDTVYYRYFKDVISLGVVRNGFLLGGVGASVKQLISPTDFLYLLDVFILIPLLRFYRRVDKPNPKFFKRFAMFLVVFAIFTSIDAKKIYDLSVEQPNLISTMFNRIYLTQHLGTVNFHVLDAYNVIKTSVSNMQKLPQERQDEIKAYLEKKNSSTGTNFKGAAAGKNLIVIQVEALQQFVINQKINGQEITPNLNRWINKSMYFDNYFYQVAAGNTSDAEFLSNNSLYPAASGAAYYMYAGDSYSSLAKEMDDKGYYTAALHGFQEGFWNRNVMYKAEKFDDFYGERTYNLNENVGLGLSDKSFLNQAFDKIKTFSQPYFAFNITLSSHYPYDDVKGYAKGTTGTFNTGKYNNTLFGDYLKGIHYTDQQLGMFLDKLQASGMLNNSIVMLYGDHYAIPKNDMPSLYDFEGIKNPTDLDWYELQKVPMFIHFPEDANKGVNHLYTGQIDLFPTIANLYNLPNTYMLGKDMLNSTEGDVKFRNGSFTDGKTFYVSWTNTFYNIANKKVIPSNPDLNAKKNTTLKELQYSDDILNHNLLKKFLQEDSQSKAGN, from the coding sequence ATGTACATAAACAATAACATTGCAGAAAAAATCAAAAAATTTTTCATTAATAATTTAGATATAATTTATTTTGTAATTATATTATCAATAAAAGCCTTTAATTTCGATAAATCTATTTCCCCTACATATTTTAGCTATTTTTATGTTAGTGCAGCTATCATATCTTCTGTAGCTATTCTTGGAAGCATTGCTTTAATTTTTAAAAATAATACTAGGACAAGACTTCTCTATATATTTAATATAATTATAAGCCTACTTATAATTGTGGACACTGTTTATTATAGGTATTTTAAAGATGTAATATCTCTTGGAGTTGTGAGAAACGGCTTTCTTTTAGGAGGCGTTGGCGCCAGTGTAAAACAACTTATAAGTCCTACTGATTTCCTATATCTTTTAGATGTTTTCATATTAATCCCACTACTAAGATTCTATAGGAGAGTAGATAAACCAAATCCAAAATTTTTCAAAAGATTTGCCATGTTTCTAGTAGTATTTGCCATTTTTACCTCTATAGATGCGAAAAAAATCTATGACTTATCTGTAGAGCAGCCAAACCTTATATCTACAATGTTTAACAGAATCTATCTCACCCAGCACCTTGGAACAGTAAACTTTCATGTACTTGACGCTTATAATGTAATCAAGACAAGTGTATCCAATATGCAGAAATTGCCTCAAGAGAGACAAGATGAAATAAAAGCTTATCTTGAAAAGAAAAATTCCTCTACGGGAACAAATTTTAAGGGCGCGGCTGCTGGCAAGAATTTAATAGTAATCCAGGTAGAAGCTTTACAGCAATTTGTAATAAATCAAAAGATTAATGGTCAAGAAATAACCCCTAATCTCAATAGATGGATAAATAAAAGTATGTATTTTGACAATTACTTTTACCAGGTAGCAGCTGGAAATACTTCAGATGCAGAGTTCTTATCAAATAATTCACTATATCCTGCAGCCTCTGGTGCAGCTTACTATATGTATGCTGGTGATTCCTACAGTTCTCTTGCTAAGGAAATGGATGATAAAGGATATTATACTGCTGCATTACACGGTTTTCAGGAAGGCTTTTGGAATAGAAATGTAATGTATAAGGCTGAAAAATTTGATGATTTTTATGGAGAAAGAACATATAACCTTAATGAGAATGTGGGACTTGGTTTAAGCGATAAATCTTTCCTTAACCAAGCCTTTGATAAAATAAAAACTTTTTCTCAACCTTATTTTGCTTTTAACATAACCTTAAGCAGCCATTATCCTTATGATGATGTAAAAGGATATGCTAAGGGTACTACAGGAACCTTTAATACAGGCAAATATAATAATACTCTATTCGGTGATTATCTTAAGGGAATACATTATACTGATCAACAGCTTGGAATGTTTTTAGATAAGCTTCAAGCCTCTGGCATGCTTAATAATTCTATTGTTATGTTATATGGAGACCATTATGCTATCCCTAAAAATGACATGCCTTCACTCTATGATTTCGAGGGTATTAAAAATCCAACAGATTTAGATTGGTATGAACTCCAGAAGGTTCCAATGTTCATCCATTTCCCTGAGGATGCCAACAAAGGAGTAAATCATTTATATACCGGTCAAATAGATTTGTTCCCTACTATAGCTAATTTATATAATCTTCCTAACACATATATGCTTGGAAAAGATATGCTAAACAGTACTGAGGGAGACGTAAAATTCAGAAATGGTTCCTTTACAGATGGAAAGACTTTTTATGTATCCTGGACAAATACCTTTTATAATATTGCCAATAAAAAGGTTATTCCCTCTAATCCGGATTTGAATGCCAAAAAGAATACAACGCTTAAGGAACTTCAGTATTCTGATGATATTTTAAATCACAATCTTCTGAAGAAGTTTTTACAGGAAGATAGCCAGAGTAAGGCGGGTAACTAG